In the Klebsiella aerogenes KCTC 2190 genome, one interval contains:
- a CDS encoding major capsid protein: MFVFSTKQATETGNLEVNSSQFKKLSAARNASAQAAADFIARTKWRGDAEDTPDLNAVNAVDDIRRLYKAYDQTVLKQFEPNTEFTLLNDLMPLSRSVRLEESVYEYARTGGRGWAHTSMSGQIGAALDAKSYTFDGTMVPIHDSGFKFNWRDPVFNKGSALSSLADAQAGSVDDVRRQYVDYIWEGFRDAAGNYIKFDDKTWKGLRHDERVAQVTLTVNFATSTDPKAMRAAAIALRDVLKLQNMQYGQQTWYVSSEIMSNWEQYFDVNSLRTVLEEISKLSGITAIKEDAELTGNEIVIVPLQAGVIAPIVGQAFGTVADPRQFYNSDYVWRTWGAAGLMVKQDINGHYSVIHASS, encoded by the coding sequence ATGTTTGTATTCTCCACTAAACAGGCCACCGAAACCGGGAACCTCGAGGTCAACTCCTCTCAATTCAAAAAACTCTCAGCCGCGCGCAATGCCAGTGCTCAGGCTGCGGCAGACTTTATTGCGCGCACTAAATGGCGTGGCGATGCAGAAGATACACCAGATCTGAATGCGGTAAACGCAGTCGACGATATCCGCCGTCTGTACAAAGCCTACGACCAGACCGTGCTGAAGCAATTCGAACCGAACACCGAATTCACGCTGCTGAACGACTTGATGCCGCTGTCTCGCTCTGTTCGCCTGGAAGAGTCTGTGTACGAATACGCTCGCACCGGCGGCCGTGGCTGGGCGCACACTTCCATGTCCGGTCAGATTGGTGCTGCGCTGGATGCGAAGTCTTACACCTTCGATGGCACCATGGTGCCGATCCACGACAGCGGCTTTAAGTTCAACTGGCGTGACCCGGTATTTAACAAAGGATCTGCTCTCTCATCCTTGGCGGATGCTCAGGCCGGATCTGTTGATGATGTGCGTCGACAGTATGTGGACTACATCTGGGAAGGCTTCCGTGACGCAGCCGGTAACTACATCAAATTCGATGACAAGACCTGGAAGGGTTTACGTCACGATGAGCGTGTGGCCCAGGTGACACTGACTGTTAACTTCGCAACCAGCACCGACCCGAAAGCCATGCGTGCCGCGGCGATCGCCCTGCGTGACGTCCTCAAGCTGCAAAACATGCAGTACGGCCAGCAGACGTGGTACGTCTCCAGCGAAATCATGTCCAACTGGGAACAGTATTTCGATGTGAACTCGCTCCGCACTGTGCTGGAAGAGATCTCCAAACTGTCAGGCATCACGGCAATCAAAGAAGATGCTGAGCTTACCGGAAACGAAATCGTAATCGTACCGCTGCAGGCTGGCGTGATTGCTCCTATCGTCGGTCAGGCGTTCGGCACCGTCGCCGATCCGCGTCAGTTCTACAACTCAGATTACGTTTGGCGTACCTGGGGAGCTGCTGGCCTGATGGTCAAGCAGGACATCAACGGCCACTACTCTGTTATTCACGCTTCGAGCTAA
- a CDS encoding phage minor head protein, translating into MILFPMNPEQKAKVGTPVVPRSKVDPTRSAKQVTAMFRDIESRYLGIKRALKALFDQRLTGREREVNRHDWHFLCHDHGEDMRLYQVNAGKFIYDMSAQELADLLEAVQVILDDYLLDGGEQNMWAMDYVAAEAQRGTLEAFNNLSQQSQVYASQTTLQQLLNSPGYLNQIAAARLTTLSDWKVISDTARGDLTNIITDAVARGVNPRETASVISKRLDVSMSKAKTIAQTEQVGALRQAQWNETDWAADRLGLNTGLLWLSALKPTTRTWHASRHGKVYTTEEVRDFYAENGNRYNCYCSQIPVLLNDDGSIFNDGLADKLKKERQQWKLAEAA; encoded by the coding sequence ATGATCCTCTTTCCGATGAATCCGGAGCAAAAGGCGAAAGTCGGTACGCCAGTAGTGCCGCGTAGCAAGGTTGACCCGACACGCTCCGCAAAGCAGGTTACCGCGATGTTCCGGGATATCGAGAGTAGGTATCTCGGCATCAAGCGAGCGCTGAAAGCATTGTTCGACCAGCGCCTGACCGGGCGAGAGCGTGAGGTAAACCGCCATGACTGGCACTTCCTTTGCCATGACCACGGCGAGGACATGCGACTCTACCAGGTCAACGCCGGCAAGTTCATCTACGACATGTCGGCGCAGGAACTGGCGGACCTGCTGGAAGCGGTGCAGGTCATTCTCGACGATTACCTGCTGGATGGTGGCGAACAAAACATGTGGGCGATGGATTACGTCGCCGCAGAGGCGCAGCGCGGCACGCTGGAGGCATTCAACAACCTTTCGCAGCAGTCGCAGGTGTACGCCAGCCAGACGACGCTACAGCAGCTTTTAAACAGCCCCGGCTATCTGAACCAGATAGCGGCGGCCAGGCTGACAACGCTCAGTGACTGGAAGGTAATCAGCGACACCGCCCGCGGCGATCTGACCAATATCATTACCGACGCGGTGGCGCGCGGAGTAAATCCACGCGAGACGGCCAGCGTTATCAGCAAGCGCCTCGATGTGTCGATGTCGAAGGCCAAGACCATCGCTCAGACTGAGCAGGTCGGTGCGCTGCGGCAGGCGCAATGGAACGAGACGGACTGGGCTGCTGACAGGCTGGGGCTAAATACTGGCCTGCTGTGGCTTTCAGCACTCAAGCCAACTACGCGCACCTGGCACGCCAGCCGTCACGGCAAGGTCTACACCACAGAAGAGGTACGCGACTTCTACGCTGAGAATGGCAACCGGTACAACTGCTATTGCAGCCAGATACCGGTGCTGCTCAACGACGACGGCAGCATCTTTAATGATGGGTTGGCGGATAAGTTGAAGAAAGAGCGTCAGCAGTGGAAATTGGCCGAAGCGGCATGA
- a CDS encoding DUF1073 domain-containing protein: MQILAGLIVNSLNEVGRARQLYASGLGKSGNTKRHHLWCEFGYPERLDFDHFYNMYERNGAAFGAVHKLLDACWTDTPVIVDGDETKKSKKSTPWEKKVTKLMKKHWAKVKDADRRNLVGHYSALILQFADSKEWWEPVGRSVMRNSRERGLVKMIPAWEAQVKPGELEQDQKSPDYGMPKFYYFQEQQVGDNGNISGPMRSIKIHPERIIIFCEGSEDESSLAGIPFLRAGYNDLLDMAKTSGGSAEGFLKNASRQLGINMSKETNLKTIIDEAKKAGYSGLAEALNAAIQKLNSGTDSALVTQDGEAKVLSVAAADPSPTWTVLANQFSSSVQMPFTILFGQQTGRLASDQDKNDFAKRCNGRRAGFQTDRATAVIERLWTVEVIEPPKSGEITLTWSDLLAPSEKEKIANMKEMAVVARDTQQAYGTPAVDENEVREAGELEPREEVITPDPNQKVTTDDPLSDESGAKGESRYASSAA; this comes from the coding sequence ATGCAAATCCTCGCTGGGCTCATAGTGAATAGCCTTAACGAGGTGGGCCGTGCGCGCCAGTTGTATGCTTCAGGGCTAGGAAAGTCAGGGAACACGAAACGACATCATCTATGGTGCGAATTTGGTTACCCGGAGCGTCTCGATTTTGACCACTTCTACAACATGTATGAGCGTAATGGCGCTGCGTTTGGCGCGGTACATAAACTGCTCGATGCATGCTGGACTGACACGCCGGTGATCGTAGACGGCGATGAGACCAAGAAATCGAAAAAGTCGACGCCTTGGGAGAAAAAAGTCACCAAGCTAATGAAGAAACACTGGGCTAAGGTGAAGGATGCAGACCGGCGAAATCTGGTAGGTCATTACTCCGCCCTGATTCTTCAGTTTGCAGACAGTAAGGAGTGGTGGGAGCCCGTCGGTCGCAGCGTGATGCGTAATTCTCGCGAGCGTGGCCTGGTCAAAATGATTCCTGCATGGGAGGCACAAGTTAAGCCCGGGGAACTTGAACAGGACCAGAAATCGCCAGACTACGGCATGCCGAAGTTCTATTACTTCCAGGAGCAACAAGTCGGGGACAATGGCAACATTTCCGGTCCGATGCGGTCGATTAAGATCCACCCGGAAAGGATCATCATCTTTTGCGAAGGGTCAGAAGACGAGTCATCGCTGGCTGGCATTCCTTTCCTGCGAGCTGGTTACAACGACCTGCTTGATATGGCGAAAACTTCCGGCGGGAGTGCGGAAGGTTTCCTGAAGAACGCCAGCAGACAGCTCGGCATTAACATGTCGAAGGAAACAAACCTCAAGACCATCATTGATGAAGCAAAGAAAGCCGGTTACTCAGGACTGGCAGAAGCGCTAAATGCTGCCATACAGAAGCTGAACTCTGGTACAGATTCAGCACTGGTGACTCAGGATGGTGAAGCCAAAGTGTTGTCGGTGGCGGCAGCGGATCCGAGTCCGACATGGACTGTGTTAGCAAATCAGTTTTCCTCTTCAGTCCAGATGCCATTCACCATTCTCTTTGGTCAACAGACAGGGAGGCTTGCGTCAGATCAGGACAAAAACGACTTTGCTAAGCGCTGCAACGGTCGTCGCGCAGGCTTCCAGACTGACCGTGCGACCGCGGTAATTGAGCGGCTGTGGACAGTAGAAGTCATCGAGCCTCCAAAATCTGGCGAAATAACTTTAACCTGGTCTGACTTACTTGCACCAAGTGAGAAAGAAAAGATTGCCAACATGAAGGAAATGGCGGTTGTCGCTAGGGATACGCAGCAAGCCTACGGAACACCGGCTGTCGATGAGAATGAGGTCAGGGAAGCGGGAGAGTTAGAGCCGCGCGAAGAAGTGATAACTCCTGACCCAAACCAAAAGGTAACTACCGATGATCCTCTTTCCGATGAATCCGGAGCAAAAGGCGAAAGTCGGTACGCCAGTAGTGCCGCGTAG
- a CDS encoding phage terminase large subunit, with amino-acid sequence MKPEHLKLLSNKDWRLNNLYWITDKEGKSTRFRMTPEQREYFEGIHTRNIILKARQLGFTTEVCIIQLDAALFESAKCALIAHTLNDSKRLFREKVKYAYDKLPAEIKAANPASNDSSGELVFKKGGSLYVSTSFRGGTLRYLHVSEFGKICAKYPDKAREIVTGAFEAVSTGCFATIESTAEGRAGYFFDYCQTAEKALLQGKPLSALDWKFFFFSWWKNPQYAIDTIEPLPQRLVEYFAEMEAKHGVVVNERQKAWYYAKEKTLGDDMKREYPTIPAEAFQQSVEGAYYAKQFRWLYTNKRIGKIPDNSHLPVHTFWDIGVGDSTAIWFVREVGEEFHIIDYYENSGEGLRHYMKVLKDRGYEYGEHWGPHDIDNREFGADAKSRRELAQEGYEIDGQVYSMTFQVVPKVGVDTGIESVREILPSCVFDEEKCAEGISHLEGYRKEWDDKRGCWKDKPLHDFTSHGADGFRYFAVAKNNHKQVGAIFFT; translated from the coding sequence ATGAAACCTGAGCACCTCAAGCTGCTGTCCAATAAAGACTGGCGGCTGAACAATCTTTACTGGATCACCGACAAAGAGGGTAAGTCGACTCGCTTCAGGATGACGCCTGAGCAGCGGGAATACTTCGAGGGGATCCATACCCGCAACATCATCCTGAAAGCTCGACAGCTCGGCTTCACCACCGAGGTGTGCATCATCCAGCTCGACGCGGCTCTGTTTGAGTCGGCAAAGTGTGCATTGATTGCCCACACACTGAATGATTCAAAGCGTCTGTTTCGGGAAAAGGTGAAGTATGCATACGATAAACTGCCGGCGGAGATAAAGGCGGCTAACCCGGCCAGCAACGATTCGTCTGGCGAACTCGTTTTTAAGAAAGGCGGCTCGCTATACGTCAGCACGTCGTTTCGTGGCGGTACGCTGCGCTATCTGCACGTTTCCGAGTTCGGGAAGATATGCGCCAAGTATCCTGACAAAGCCCGTGAAATCGTCACAGGTGCGTTTGAAGCGGTGTCGACAGGCTGCTTTGCTACTATCGAGAGCACGGCGGAAGGCCGGGCGGGTTACTTCTTCGATTACTGCCAGACGGCAGAGAAAGCCTTGCTGCAGGGTAAGCCACTATCCGCGCTCGACTGGAAGTTTTTCTTCTTCTCGTGGTGGAAGAATCCGCAGTACGCAATTGACACGATAGAGCCGCTACCTCAGCGCTTAGTTGAATACTTTGCTGAGATGGAGGCAAAGCACGGCGTTGTCGTCAACGAGCGCCAAAAGGCCTGGTATTACGCCAAAGAAAAGACGCTCGGCGACGACATGAAGCGCGAATACCCGACCATACCGGCGGAGGCGTTCCAGCAATCGGTCGAGGGCGCGTACTACGCCAAACAGTTCCGCTGGCTCTACACCAACAAGCGGATCGGCAAAATCCCCGATAACTCACATCTACCGGTTCACACGTTCTGGGATATTGGTGTGGGCGACTCCACGGCTATCTGGTTTGTTCGCGAAGTTGGTGAGGAGTTTCACATCATCGACTACTACGAAAACTCTGGTGAAGGTCTTCGGCACTACATGAAGGTGCTGAAAGACCGCGGCTATGAATACGGTGAGCACTGGGGCCCGCACGACATCGATAATCGTGAATTTGGTGCAGACGCAAAATCGCGGAGGGAACTCGCCCAGGAAGGGTATGAGATCGACGGTCAGGTTTACAGCATGACATTTCAGGTGGTACCAAAAGTCGGTGTCGATACCGGCATTGAGTCGGTGCGTGAAATCCTCCCATCCTGTGTTTTCGATGAAGAGAAATGCGCTGAGGGCATATCTCACCTTGAGGGTTATCGCAAGGAGTGGGATGACAAGCGAGGATGCTGGAAAGATAAACCTCTTCACGACTTCACATCACACGGCGCCGACGGGTTCCGCTACTTCGCAGTAGCGAAAAACAACCACAAACAAGTCGGTGCAATTTTCTTCACCTAA
- a CDS encoding DUF2560 family protein, which translates to MSEITPAEQIRLTIIKKVNYDTAAAKLAIDWVGDSNLKAELFADSFDRVYTESEIVSKTRKAIQEATEALALFDPTAEQSN; encoded by the coding sequence ATGTCAGAAATTACACCTGCAGAACAAATCCGCCTGACCATCATCAAGAAAGTTAACTACGACACTGCCGCGGCGAAGTTGGCCATTGACTGGGTTGGCGACAGTAATCTGAAAGCTGAGCTATTTGCAGACTCTTTCGATCGCGTTTACACGGAAAGTGAGATTGTCTCGAAAACCCGCAAGGCGATTCAGGAAGCGACCGAAGCGCTGGCGCTGTTTGATCCGACCGCCGAACAGTCCAATTAA
- the lysC gene encoding Rz1-like lysis system protein LysC has translation MPAPVAPISADLTADTPIPEIGVPFTWQASLELNAKLYSALGQCNLDKAGIRKIEANRSGSNESGS, from the coding sequence GTGCCGGCGCCGGTGGCCCCTATAAGCGCTGACCTTACTGCAGACACACCGATCCCCGAAATAGGTGTTCCGTTCACGTGGCAGGCAAGTCTTGAGTTAAACGCGAAGCTTTACTCTGCGCTGGGGCAGTGCAATCTGGATAAGGCGGGAATTAGAAAGATAGAGGCGAACCGGTCAGGCAGTAATGAATCAGGCTCATAA
- a CDS encoding lysozyme: MGRLTAIICAVVICLLVSMAWAINHYRDNAITFKEQRDKATVRAETAETVSNSVVTAMNLINDISRVAQNAKNELSQASEQRVIYIRQALEGDQCAKQLVPAAAADSLREYADGLRAGAGGPYKR, encoded by the coding sequence ATGGGCCGATTAACCGCAATCATCTGCGCTGTCGTTATCTGCCTGCTGGTTTCCATGGCTTGGGCGATTAACCACTATCGCGACAACGCCATCACCTTCAAAGAGCAGCGTGATAAAGCAACGGTCAGGGCGGAAACCGCCGAGACCGTTAGCAATAGCGTAGTCACTGCAATGAACCTCATCAATGACATTTCCCGGGTAGCCCAGAATGCAAAGAACGAACTTTCCCAGGCAAGTGAGCAGCGTGTTATCTACATCAGGCAGGCGCTTGAAGGCGATCAGTGCGCTAAACAGCTTGTTCCTGCTGCCGCTGCTGACAGCTTGCGGGAATACGCGGACGGTTTACGTGCCGGCGCCGGTGGCCCCTATAAGCGCTGA
- a CDS encoding lysozyme codes for MNPTLRNKLIGAIAGGSGAIAIASVMLGNADGLEGRRYYAYQDVVGVWTVCDGHTGTDIRRGHRYTDKECDNLLKADLRKVANAIDPLIKVRIPGPTRAALYSFTYNVGLGAFASSTLLKKLNSGDIPAACKELQRWTYAGGKQWKGLISRRDIERQVCEWGQKWAD; via the coding sequence ATGAACCCGACGCTCAGGAATAAACTGATTGGCGCCATCGCCGGCGGTTCCGGCGCTATCGCAATCGCTTCTGTCATGCTTGGAAATGCTGATGGACTGGAAGGGCGACGCTATTACGCTTACCAGGATGTGGTCGGCGTCTGGACTGTTTGCGATGGCCACACCGGTACCGACATTCGCCGCGGTCACCGCTACACCGACAAAGAGTGCGACAACCTGCTCAAGGCAGATCTGCGAAAGGTGGCAAACGCCATCGACCCGCTGATCAAGGTTCGCATCCCTGGGCCTACCCGTGCCGCGCTTTACTCCTTCACTTATAACGTTGGCCTTGGTGCTTTCGCCAGCTCCACACTGCTGAAGAAGCTGAACTCCGGTGATATACCGGCGGCCTGCAAAGAACTGCAGCGCTGGACATATGCCGGTGGGAAGCAGTGGAAGGGACTGATCTCTCGACGTGATATAGAGCGCCAAGTCTGCGAGTGGGGCCAGAAATGGGCCGATTAA
- a CDS encoding class II holin family protein: protein MYSMEKITTGAAYGASAGSILNGMLNAYSPEQWNAIGVLVGIVIAVLTYLTNLYFKIREDNRRSRSRDEPDAQE from the coding sequence ATGTATTCCATGGAAAAGATTACCACTGGTGCTGCGTATGGCGCTTCAGCCGGGAGCATCCTGAATGGCATGCTTAATGCCTACAGCCCCGAGCAGTGGAATGCCATCGGCGTGCTGGTGGGCATTGTCATTGCCGTACTAACGTATCTGACAAATTTGTATTTTAAAATCCGCGAAGACAACCGACGAAGCAGGAGCAGAGATGAACCCGACGCTCAGGAATAA
- a CDS encoding bacteriophage antitermination protein Q: MNSQQLEYVRQQLIVATADLSGATKGQLVAFAENAMFEATARSNKRMKVVDPATGRMVKPSNPPVPGKQSRAKGSAIALVQPVEFSTASWRRALLSLEEHQKAWLLWNYSDNIRWEHQETITRWAWEQFSEKLAGIRIAKKTVDRLRQLIWLAAQDVKAELAGRDTYEYQELAELVGVAKSTWTETYLPHWLAMRSNLVRLDNDALISTTRSRSQQKATNLDASLAKPN, translated from the coding sequence ATGAACAGTCAGCAACTGGAATACGTACGTCAGCAGCTCATTGTGGCGACCGCAGATCTGAGCGGGGCGACGAAAGGGCAACTGGTAGCTTTCGCTGAGAACGCAATGTTTGAAGCGACGGCTCGCAGCAATAAGCGGATGAAGGTAGTCGACCCGGCGACAGGGAGAATGGTCAAGCCGAGTAATCCTCCGGTTCCCGGCAAGCAGTCCCGCGCCAAAGGCTCAGCCATAGCCCTGGTGCAGCCCGTTGAGTTTTCTACTGCCAGCTGGCGCCGCGCTCTCCTGTCGCTGGAAGAACATCAGAAGGCCTGGCTGCTCTGGAACTACAGCGACAATATCCGCTGGGAGCACCAGGAGACAATCACCCGGTGGGCGTGGGAACAATTCAGCGAGAAGCTGGCCGGCATTCGCATTGCAAAGAAAACAGTTGATCGCCTGCGGCAGCTTATCTGGCTGGCAGCGCAGGATGTCAAAGCCGAACTGGCGGGGCGTGACACATACGAATATCAGGAACTGGCGGAACTGGTTGGCGTAGCAAAATCCACATGGACGGAAACCTATCTACCTCATTGGCTGGCTATGCGCAGCAACTTAGTTAGGCTTGATAACGACGCGCTCATATCGACTACGCGATCACGTTCACAACAAAAGGCGACAAATTTAGATGCAAGTCTTGCAAAACCGAACTGA
- the rusA gene encoding crossover junction endodeoxyribonuclease RusA — MANQYRISLPWPPSNNRYYRHNRGRTHISAEGQAYQDSVARIIKDAMLDIGLSTPVKIRIECHMPDRRRRDLDNLQKAAFDALTKSGFWLDDQQVDYYSVKRMPIVKGGRLELTITELEAA; from the coding sequence ATGGCTAACCAATACCGGATCTCATTACCCTGGCCACCGAGCAACAATCGCTACTACCGGCATAACCGCGGGCGCACGCATATCAGCGCAGAAGGGCAGGCGTACCAAGACAGCGTCGCAAGAATCATCAAAGACGCAATGCTGGATATCGGCCTATCGACACCGGTGAAAATCCGTATCGAGTGCCACATGCCTGACCGGCGTCGCCGTGACCTGGACAACCTGCAAAAGGCAGCATTCGACGCCCTGACGAAATCTGGTTTCTGGCTCGATGATCAGCAGGTTGACTACTACAGCGTGAAGAGGATGCCAATTGTCAAAGGCGGCAGGCTTGAACTGACCATCACCGAACTGGAGGCCGCATGA
- a CDS encoding recombination protein NinB codes for MKQQFHLINENVKQNAINFIRTLPVDLKRPLILDIKEMTRTLDQNRKMWPLLKDLSDQVTWFGNKYDSDDWKDLITAMVAKAKKQEQRMAPGLDGGVVMFGQRTSKMTVRQMVEVIEAIYWFGTQQGVKFSEKSRLEIEWAKEWGEQHG; via the coding sequence GTGAAGCAACAATTCCACCTCATCAACGAAAACGTTAAACAGAACGCTATCAACTTCATCCGCACGTTACCGGTTGACCTGAAGCGGCCGCTGATTCTCGATATCAAAGAGATGACTCGCACACTGGATCAGAACCGCAAGATGTGGCCTCTCCTTAAAGATCTGTCTGACCAGGTTACCTGGTTCGGGAACAAATACGATTCAGACGACTGGAAAGACCTCATAACGGCGATGGTAGCTAAGGCCAAAAAACAAGAACAACGAATGGCGCCCGGACTTGATGGCGGCGTTGTGATGTTTGGTCAGCGTACCAGCAAGATGACCGTTCGACAGATGGTAGAGGTCATTGAGGCTATCTACTGGTTCGGCACACAGCAGGGCGTCAAGTTCAGCGAGAAATCCCGTCTCGAAATTGAATGGGCAAAAGAGTGGGGTGAGCAGCATGGCTAA
- a CDS encoding bacteriocin immunity protein, whose translation MMDDKKSISDFTEAEFLAFVKKIFNPNTTTEDEDVQNVLEFERLTEHPDGSDVIFYPPKDREDSPEGVVKEVKEWRAKNGKPGFKDS comes from the coding sequence ATGATGGACGATAAAAAAAGTATTTCTGATTTTACCGAAGCTGAATTTTTAGCTTTCGTAAAAAAGATATTTAACCCAAATACTACAACGGAAGACGAAGACGTACAAAACGTATTAGAGTTTGAACGGCTTACTGAGCACCCTGATGGTTCTGATGTTATCTTCTATCCTCCAAAGGACCGAGAGGATAGTCCAGAGGGGGTTGTAAAGGAAGTAAAAGAATGGCGTGCAAAAAATGGCAAGCCAGGATTCAAGGATAGCTAA
- a CDS encoding S-type pyocin domain-containing protein, which produces MSTELKGPGEIAGENLGGSGANLNERPDNSTPGGGSNGTGGNDSGGSSSGYTAARRQIDAVVNDPAVKSKLSAIIKGAKAINPNAHLSITELTETGTLKLGITDISADQASALGLGNIITVHANNGFMYTGGSIETGHVLGKTPPGIGGTGGSNDSGTIAAQNKVSPDIYLSVLQGTIPNGFWLSNDKVMTRVRVAYIINGGGKGDDRTGYRDKDVEVPSLTDAWNTSKQIKADIEEAARQAEAARKAEEARKAEEARKAEEARKAEEARKAEEARKAEEARKAEEARQALYKKAGILPTPSYSPEKAAAGSAALAKAGVMALNRAPAALQLTSVAGGVMTTASELAGWVASALWRGAVAVSDIAVVSPVGAMVGAFVAGFTPIPVGTGSDRVPGRDIEMLAVQARLMAAGKVSIEPGMTSVNLPVRSFITTDDDGRQSVHMVKTGVGGVSAAVPVLNAVRDEATGLDRITVPAVAGAPSRTILINPVPSGPTVPANTGNTGPVPKTPVHTGTDIRQADSIVTTTYPAAEDLAIQDFIYWQPDALVSGVEPIYVMLASPRDLPGKVTGKGEQVGDGWLDKAGEELGSPIPSQIADKLRGREFSNFNSFRRAFWKTVSDTPELSEQFDQASLGSIKLGKSSFVRKSERVGGRLKHELHHVKAIKDGGDVFDVDNLRVMTPKKHIEVHKSNGGK; this is translated from the coding sequence GCTATACAGCTGCTCGCCGACAAATTGATGCAGTAGTAAACGACCCAGCAGTTAAGAGTAAATTATCGGCGATTATTAAAGGTGCCAAAGCGATCAATCCCAATGCACACCTGTCTATTACAGAGTTAACTGAGACTGGTACTTTAAAACTCGGCATCACCGATATTTCGGCAGATCAGGCCTCGGCTCTTGGGCTGGGTAATATTATCACCGTACATGCTAATAATGGGTTTATGTATACTGGCGGAAGTATTGAAACCGGGCATGTGCTGGGTAAAACTCCGCCCGGGATTGGCGGAACCGGTGGTAGCAACGATAGTGGAACTATCGCAGCACAAAACAAGGTCTCGCCAGATATTTATCTTTCAGTACTGCAAGGGACAATTCCAAATGGATTTTGGCTCAGCAACGATAAAGTAATGACCCGGGTACGTGTTGCTTACATCATAAATGGTGGGGGTAAGGGTGACGACCGTACTGGTTATCGGGACAAGGATGTGGAAGTTCCTTCACTTACTGATGCCTGGAATACTAGCAAGCAGATTAAGGCGGATATTGAGGAGGCTGCACGTCAGGCTGAAGCTGCCAGGAAAGCCGAGGAGGCAAGGAAGGCTGAAGAAGCGCGTAAAGCTGAGGAGGCAAGAAAAGCGGAGGAAGCACGTAAAGCTGAAGAGGCAAGGAAGGCTGAAGAAGCACGAAAAGCTGAGGAGGCACGACAGGCTCTTTACAAGAAAGCCGGTATTTTACCGACTCCATCTTACTCCCCAGAAAAGGCCGCGGCAGGCAGTGCTGCACTTGCGAAAGCCGGAGTTATGGCCCTTAACCGTGCGCCTGCTGCATTACAGCTTACATCGGTAGCTGGTGGCGTTATGACTACTGCTAGTGAGCTGGCCGGTTGGGTAGCCAGTGCCTTATGGCGAGGAGCTGTTGCCGTTTCCGACATTGCAGTGGTTAGTCCAGTTGGGGCTATGGTAGGTGCATTTGTAGCTGGATTTACACCAATTCCAGTGGGGACAGGTAGCGATCGAGTACCGGGACGAGATATTGAAATGCTGGCTGTGCAGGCCCGATTGATGGCGGCAGGTAAGGTTAGTATTGAGCCAGGGATGACCAGTGTCAACTTACCAGTACGTAGCTTCATTACTACTGACGATGATGGTCGTCAGTCCGTACACATGGTTAAAACTGGTGTCGGCGGGGTGTCTGCAGCTGTTCCGGTACTTAATGCAGTCCGGGATGAAGCTACTGGCCTTGATCGCATTACGGTTCCGGCAGTGGCAGGCGCTCCATCTCGTACCATTCTGATTAACCCTGTTCCAAGCGGGCCAACAGTACCTGCCAATACCGGTAATACGGGGCCAGTGCCAAAGACTCCTGTACATACGGGCACAGATATCCGACAAGCAGATAGCATCGTAACAACGACCTATCCAGCTGCGGAAGATTTGGCGATACAGGACTTTATCTATTGGCAGCCTGACGCGCTTGTAAGTGGAGTTGAGCCCATTTATGTTATGTTGGCTAGCCCTCGAGACTTGCCAGGCAAAGTCACCGGTAAAGGGGAGCAGGTTGGTGATGGTTGGTTAGACAAAGCGGGTGAGGAACTAGGCTCTCCAATTCCAAGCCAGATTGCTGATAAATTACGTGGTCGTGAGTTCTCGAACTTTAATTCGTTCCGCAGAGCTTTCTGGAAGACTGTTTCTGATACCCCAGAGCTAAGTGAGCAGTTTGATCAAGCTAGCTTAGGTAGTATTAAGTTAGGAAAGTCGTCCTTCGTCCGCAAAAGTGAGCGTGTTGGAGGAAGACTTAAACATGAGTTACATCACGTAAAAGCTATTAAAGATGGTGGGGATGTATTTGATGTTGATAACTTGCGGGTTATGACTCCCAAAAAACACATTGAAGTACACAAAAGTAATGGTGGTAAATGA